A single Halarcobacter anaerophilus DNA region contains:
- a CDS encoding methylenetetrahydrofolate reductase, with protein MLTDKIRNREKGILLYGITPPKANNTEEKIKEIAQKHIERISKLDVDGLVLYDIQDESDRTNEKRPFPFIKTMNPCEYSKNYLQELKTPRIVYRAVGNYTAKRFKEWLKETRPTQVHSVFVGAASYEQKNPLSLKEAYKLKREVNDNLCLGGIAIPERHTKKGDEHLRVFSKIDDSCEYFITQCIYDLEAAKIFLTDYAKYAKEHNYEMVPIILTLTPCGSSKTLDFMKWLGINIPNYLEEDLKESGDILDASIKLSRDIFEELYSFGLKRGIPIGCNIESVAIRKAEIDASVKLLDEIKAIIKKYS; from the coding sequence ATGTTGACCGACAAGATCAGAAATAGAGAAAAAGGCATTTTACTTTACGGTATTACGCCTCCCAAAGCCAACAATACAGAAGAGAAGATAAAAGAGATTGCCCAAAAACATATTGAAAGAATTTCAAAACTTGATGTGGACGGACTCGTTCTTTATGATATTCAAGACGAATCAGACAGAACAAATGAAAAAAGACCTTTCCCTTTTATAAAAACAATGAATCCTTGCGAATACTCCAAAAACTATCTACAAGAGTTAAAAACTCCAAGAATCGTCTATAGGGCAGTAGGGAATTACACTGCTAAAAGATTTAAAGAGTGGCTAAAAGAGACTAGACCTACGCAAGTTCACTCAGTATTTGTAGGGGCGGCGTCTTATGAGCAAAAAAATCCTTTAAGCCTAAAAGAGGCGTATAAACTAAAAAGAGAAGTAAATGACAATCTCTGTTTAGGAGGTATTGCAATTCCTGAAAGACATACGAAAAAAGGGGATGAACACTTAAGAGTATTTTCTAAAATAGATGATTCTTGCGAATATTTTATTACCCAATGTATTTACGATTTGGAAGCTGCAAAAATATTTTTAACAGATTATGCAAAATATGCAAAAGAGCATAACTATGAAATGGTTCCTATTATCTTAACTCTTACTCCTTGCGGTAGTAGTAAAACACTTGATTTCATGAAATGGCTGGGTATAAATATTCCAAACTATCTTGAAGAGGATTTAAAAGAATCAGGAGATATTTTAGATGCTTCAATTAAACTTTCAAGAGATATTTTTGAAGAACTTTACAGTTTTGGACTAAAAAGAGGAATACCAATAGGCTGCAATATCGAAAGTGTAGCTATAAGAAAAGCCGAGATTGATGCTTCCGTTAAGCTTTTGGATGAAATAAAAGCTATTATTAAAAAGTATTCTTAA